One genomic region from Deltaproteobacteria bacterium encodes:
- a CDS encoding molybdopterin biosynthesis protein: protein MKRQVYPDSTSLKDALRLWQEGLDAAGINVPLQGETLPVDRSLGRITAEAVTAFRSSPTYHSAAMDGVAVRFADTQGASETRPVRLQVGRQAVFVDTGDPLPERMDAVIMIEEVDRCGEGEIEILAPATPYQHVRRTGEDIVATELILPENHPIRPADLGAMLAGGVGEVRVRRRPVVAVLPTGNELIQPGATPREGEITEFNSRILCGMLREWGGIPLRQEIVRDDPKAIRTALLRSLEKADLVVVNAGSSAGREDYTVHVLREIGEVFVQGVNIKPGKPVILARVNGKPVVGIPGYPVSAVLTMDLFLKPLILRWQGLAPSPPETLTAVLARQVSSTLGPEEFVRVKVGRVREKRIVTPVERGAGMLMSLVRADGVIRIPGGSEGIAAGEAVDVRLFRSPSEIDRTLVCIGSHDNSLDILANLLKKAHPEMTFSSAHVGSMGGLMAVKRGEAHLAGTHLLDEKSGEYNVPFVKRFLSGTPVILVNLVFRRQGLCVPKGNPKGIRGFPDLTRGEVVFVNRQKGSGTRLLTDSHLKRLGIDPLSIRGYDREEYTHMGVASAVAGGTADAGVCILAAARALDLDFIPQARERYDFVIPEDLLKLEPIVALLDILRNDPVFRKTIHDLGGYDVEEMGRVVYESS, encoded by the coding sequence GTGAAACGGCAGGTCTATCCGGACAGTACCTCTTTAAAGGATGCCCTCCGGCTGTGGCAGGAAGGACTCGATGCGGCCGGTATCAACGTTCCTTTGCAGGGTGAAACCCTTCCTGTGGATCGTTCCCTGGGAAGGATCACGGCGGAGGCGGTGACGGCCTTTCGGTCTTCTCCGACCTATCATAGTGCCGCCATGGACGGTGTGGCCGTCCGTTTTGCCGATACCCAGGGTGCCTCCGAGACGCGTCCCGTCCGCTTGCAGGTGGGGCGGCAGGCCGTTTTTGTCGATACGGGGGATCCCCTTCCGGAAAGGATGGACGCAGTGATCATGATCGAGGAGGTCGATCGCTGCGGGGAAGGGGAGATCGAGATTCTCGCTCCGGCCACGCCCTATCAGCACGTCCGGAGAACCGGCGAAGACATTGTCGCTACGGAACTGATCCTGCCGGAAAACCATCCCATCCGCCCCGCCGACTTGGGGGCTATGCTGGCCGGTGGAGTCGGGGAGGTTCGGGTACGCCGCCGTCCCGTGGTTGCCGTACTTCCCACGGGGAATGAACTGATCCAGCCCGGGGCAACCCCCCGGGAGGGAGAAATCACCGAATTCAATTCCCGCATTCTCTGCGGGATGCTTCGCGAATGGGGGGGGATTCCTTTGCGGCAGGAGATCGTCCGGGATGATCCGAAGGCGATCCGGACGGCCCTTCTCCGTTCTCTGGAGAAAGCGGACCTGGTCGTTGTGAATGCCGGCTCCTCTGCCGGGCGGGAGGATTATACGGTCCATGTCCTCCGTGAAATCGGGGAGGTCTTTGTACAGGGGGTGAATATCAAGCCCGGCAAACCGGTGATTCTTGCCCGGGTGAACGGCAAACCCGTGGTCGGGATTCCCGGTTATCCCGTCTCTGCCGTTCTGACGATGGACCTTTTCCTGAAACCGCTGATCCTCCGGTGGCAGGGGCTCGCCCCTTCCCCGCCGGAAACCCTGACAGCCGTCCTTGCCCGGCAGGTCTCCTCCACCCTCGGGCCGGAGGAGTTTGTCCGGGTCAAGGTCGGCCGGGTCAGAGAAAAGAGAATTGTCACCCCCGTGGAACGGGGGGCCGGGATGCTCATGTCCCTCGTGCGGGCCGATGGGGTGATCCGGATTCCGGGCGGGAGTGAGGGAATCGCCGCCGGGGAGGCCGTTGACGTCCGGTTGTTCCGCTCCCCTTCGGAGATCGACCGGACCCTCGTCTGCATCGGGAGCCACGACAACTCTCTTGATATCCTGGCGAATCTGCTGAAGAAGGCCCATCCGGAAATGACCTTCTCCTCGGCACATGTGGGCAGCATGGGGGGGCTGATGGCGGTCAAACGGGGGGAGGCTCATCTTGCCGGCACCCATCTCCTCGATGAAAAGAGCGGCGAGTACAACGTCCCCTTCGTAAAAAGGTTTCTTTCCGGGACCCCGGTGATCCTGGTGAATCTGGTCTTCCGCCGGCAGGGGCTCTGTGTGCCGAAGGGCAATCCAAAGGGGATTCGGGGATTCCCGGACCTGACCCGCGGGGAGGTTGTTTTTGTCAATCGCCAGAAGGGATCGGGGACGCGTCTGCTGACGGATTCTCATCTGAAACGGCTGGGGATCGATCCCTTGAGCATCAGGGGATACGACCGGGAGGAGTATACCCATATGGGAGTGGCCTCCGCCGTGGCCGGCGGGACGGCCGATGCCGGGGTCTGTATCCTGGCGGCGGCCCGGGCCCTCGACCTTGACTTCATCCCCCAGGCTCGGGAACGTTATGATTTTGTGATTCCGGAAGACTTGCTGAAGCTGGAACCGATTGTTGCCCTCCTTGACATTCTCCGGAACGATCCTGTCTTCCGGAAGACGATCCATGACCTGGGGGGGTACGATGTGGAAGAGATGGGAAGGGTGGTCTATGAAAGTTCCTGA